In a single window of the Zea mays cultivar B73 chromosome 5, Zm-B73-REFERENCE-NAM-5.0, whole genome shotgun sequence genome:
- the LOC100285544 gene encoding pectinesterase-2, whose protein sequence is MDHLLDRRLGAPLVVIFSCLALILAGCSSALAAPRPVFAFPAVAAKAQAMARHERLRVALDAAATRVGKALGALAAATPASSSPLAAAAREDCAELLDEALQLLAGAGAPGAARRDALTWLSAALTNHDTCADSLAEAGAPLHAHLAAARGVVRDSLAMYASTAAEAATATTTTGAGGAGGLVMGEERSGKNETKRRGPCGFPRRQPVRDRRLLLAPAAALAASADIVVAKDGTGTHATIADAVKAAPECSERRTVIHVKEGRYDENVKVGMKKTNLLFVGDGKGVTVVAGNRSVADNYTTFRTATFAASGFGFMMRDMTVENWAGPAGHQAVALRVSADRAVVHRCSIAGYQDTLYAHSNRQFYRDCDIYGTVDFVFGNAAAVLQRCNLWARVPLPGQKNTVTAQSRNDSCQRTGIVLHACRLVAAAPAEGLSPAAAPAPVPDRSPLLLSPTTYLGRPWKSFSRVVVMMSYIGPHVPPQGWMEWNATSTYALDRLYFGEYMNYGPGAGLAGRVAWPGHRVINSTAEAESFTVARFIDGASWLPAAGVSFVAGLSLL, encoded by the exons ATGGACCACCTTCTCGACCGTCGCCTCGGCGCGCCTCTCGTCGTCATCTTCTCCTGCCTGGCGCTCATTCTTGCCGGGTGCAGCAGCGCGCTCGCAGCCCCGCGCCCGGTCTTCGCGTTCCCGGCAGTCGCCGCCAAGGCGCAGGCAATGGCGCGCCACGAGCGCCTGCGCGTCGCGCTCGACGCCGCCGCCACGCGCGTGGGCAAGGCGCTCGGCGCGCTGGCCGCCGCCACGCCGGCCTCCTCGTCGCCGCTGGCCGCGGCCGCCCGGGAGGACTGCGCGGAGCTGCTGGACGAGGCCCTCCAGCTCCTGGCCGGCGCGGGGGCGCCCGGAGCGGCCCGCCGCGACGCGCTCACGTGGCTGTCCGCCGCGCTCACCAACCACGACACCTGCGCCGATAGCCTCGCCGAGGCCGGGGCGCCCCTCCACGCGCACCTCGCCGCCGCTCGCGGCGTGGTCCGTGACAGCCTCGCCATGTACGCGTCCACCGCCGCGGAGGCCGCAACCGCCACCACAACAACTGGGGCCGGCGGCGCGGGCGGCCTCGTCATGGGCGAGGAACGCAGCGGCAAGAACGAGACGAAACGGCGGGGCCCGTGCGGTTTCCCGCGGCGGCAGCCGGTGAGGGACCGGCGCCTGCTGCTAGcccccgcggcggcgctggcTGCGAGCGCCGACATTGTGGTCGCCAAGGACGGCACGGGGACACACGCCACCATCGCCGACGCCGTGAAGGCGGCGCCCGAGTGCAGCGAGCGCCGGACGGTGATACACGTCAAGGAGGGACGGTATGACGAGAACGTCAAGGTGGGGATGAAGAAGACCAACCTGCTGTTCGTCGGGGACGGCAAGGGCGTCACAGTGGTCGCCGGCAACCGCAGCGTTGCTGACAACTATACCACCTTCCGGACCGCCACCTTTG CCGCGTCCGGGTTTGGGTTCATGATGCGCGACATGACGGTGGAGAACTGGGCGGGGCCGGCGGGGCACCAGGCGGTGGCGCTGCGCGTGAGCGCCGACCGCGCCGTCGTCCACCGCTGCAGCATCGCCGGGTACCAGGACACGCTGTACGCGCATTCTAACCGCCAGTTCTACCGCGACTGCGACATCTACGGCACCGTGGACTTCGTCTTCGGCAATGCCGCCGCCGTGCTCCAGCGCTGCAACCTCTGggcgcgcgtgccgctgccggGCCAGAAGAACACCGTCACCGCGCAGAGCCGGAACGATTCGTGCCAGCGCACCGGCATCGTCCTCCACGCCTGCCGCCTCGTGGCGGCCGCGCCGGCAGAAGGCCTCTCGCCCGCGGCGGCCCCGGCGCCCGTCCCGGACCGTTCGCCGCTGCTCCTCTCCCCGACGACGTACCTGGGCCGGCCATGGAAGTCCTTCTCCAGGGTGGTGGTGATGATGTCGTACATCGGCCCGCACGTGCCGCCGCAGGGATGGATGGAGTGGAACGCCACCAGCACCTACGCACTCGACAGGCTTTACTTCGGCGAGTACATGAACTACGGGCCCGGCGCTGGGTTGGCCGGGCGTGTTGCGTGGCCTGGCCACCGCGTCATCAACAGCACCGCGGAAGCGGAGAGCTTCACGGTGGCGCGGTTCATCGACGGCGCGTCCTGGCTGCCGGCCGCCGGGGTCTCCTTCGTTGCCGGGCTCTCGCTGCTGTAA